The following are from one region of the Neurospora crassa OR74A linkage group III, whole genome shotgun sequence genome:
- a CDS encoding C-5 sterol desaturase: MDVVLEVTDQFMFDYMYAWLLPARPALYDFPDKTNGTAQAFSSWVYEPATKFFSLEPSQAAYQSIWTRDNIYRQALSLFLILWLFGLVTYYVFASLSYIFVFDKKTMEHPKFLKNQVWLEIKQTNAALPVMAFFTFPFLVAEVRGYSLLYDTTAEGPGRWYDFFQFPLFIMFTDFGIYWIHRGLHHPLVYKHLHKPHHKWIMPTPYASHAFHPIDGFAQSIPYHIFPFIFPLQKMAYVGLFVFINFWTIMIHDGEYYANNPVINGAACHSVHHFAFNYNYGQFTTLWDRLGGSYREPDGDMFAKEKKMSTTTWKKQVNEMEKIVKEVEGEDDRLYEPTETKKSK, encoded by the exons ATGGACGTGGTCCTCGAGGTCACCGACCAGTTCATGTTCGATTACATGTACGCCTGGCTACTACCAGCACGACCTGCTCTCTATGATTTCCCCGACAAGACCAATGGCACCGCACAAGCTTTCTCGTCCTGGGTGTATGAGCCCGCGACCAAGTTCTTCTCGCTCGAGCCTTCGCAGGCGGCCTACCAGAGTATCTGGACAAGAGACAACATCTACCGTCAGGCTCTATCGctctttttaatactatG GCTCTTCGGTCTCGTAACCTACTACGTCTTCGCCTCCCTCTCCtacatcttcgtcttcgacAAGAAGACTATGGAGCACCCCAAGTTCCTTAAGAACCAGGTCTGGCTCGAGATCAAGCAGACCAACGCCGCCCTGCCCGTCATGGCGTTCTTCACATTCCCCTTCCTGGTTGCCGAAGTGCGCGGTTACTCACTCCTCTACGACACCACGGCCGAGGGTCCTGGTCGCTGGTACGACTTCTTCCAGTTCCCACTCTTCATCATGTTCACCGATTTTGGCATCTACTGGATCCACCGTGGCCTTCACCACCCGCTCGTGTACAAGCACCTGCACAAGCCTCACCACAAGTGGATCATGCCAACTCCCTATGCCAGCCACGCCTTCCACCCCATCGACGGTTTCGCCCAGAGCATCCCCTACCACATTTTCCCCTTTATCTTTCCGCTCCAGAAGATGGCGTACGTCGGCCTTTTCGTGTTTATCAACTTCTGGACCATCATGATCCACGACGGCGAGTACTATGCCAATAACCCCGTGATCAACGGTGCCGCCTGCCACTCGGTTCACCACTTCGCCTTCAACTACAACTACGGCCAGTTCACCACGCTGTGGGACCGCCTCGGCGGCAGCTACAGGGAGCCCGACGGTGACATGTTcgcgaaggagaagaagatgagcaCAACGACGTGGAAGAAGCAGGTCAACGAGATGGAGAAGATTGtcaaggaggtggagggtgaGGATGATCGGCTTTACGAGCCGACCGAGACTAAGAAGTCGAAATAG
- the rco-1 gene encoding transcriptional repressor rco-1 has protein sequence MSMYPHRPIAGAPIQNMGRLNELLDGIRMEFESQARQYETCQHDLATQLQELQVIREKVFQMEQHQMNVKQKYEDEIALLRRQLEARGGAPGNMNPPPQHPGQQQPPAIGLGSNVFSAIMAGQGGQALVPPPPPPQQQEQPAHMPAPPGLQGPPPPPPPPSQQPPFQQQYQGPQGPGNFPPQPPQSTASPGPAGKRGIGRPPAGGPATPQINTPIPYNGGPAQSPQVPTHPTPDHTRMAQHHQPPPPPPSQTNALSELDPDRLPNHIKKMKDDWWVIFNAAVPRVLDVELVHTLQHESVVCCVRFSMDGKYVATGCNRSAQIYDVETGEKLCILQDENIDLTGDLYIRSVCFSPDGKYLATGAEDKLIRVWDIQSRTIRNTFHGHEQDIYSLDFSRDGRTIASGSGDRTVRLWDIETGQNTSVLSIEDGVTTVAISPDKQFVAAGSLDKSVRVWDMRGYLAERLEGPDGHKDSVYSVAFSPDGRNLVSGSLDKTIKMWELSAPRGIPSSAPPKGGRCIKTFEGHRDFVLSVALTPDSQWVLSGSKDRGVQFWDPRTGHTQLMLQGHKNSVISVAPSPVTGPNGVGYFATGSGDMRARIWSYSRI, from the exons ATGTCCATGTATCCGCACCGACCCATTGCGGGCGCGCCCATTCAGAACATGGGTCGCCTCAACGAGCTCCTCGATGGCATCAGAATGGAATTCGAATCACAAGCTCGCCAGTACGAGACCTGCCAGCATGATT TGGCAACGCAGCTTCAGGAGCTTCAGGTCATCCGTGAGAAAGTCTTCCAGATGGAGCAGCACCAGATGAACGTAAAGCAAAA GTACGAGGATGAGATTGCGCTGCTGCGTCGCCAGCTTGAAGCCCGCGGAGGCGCTCCCGGCAACATGAACCCGCCTCCACAGCATCctggccagcagcagcccccTGCTATTGGTTTGGGAAGCAATGTCTTTAGCGCGATCATGGCAGGTCAGGGCGGGCAGGCCTtggtccctcctccccctccaccgcagcagcaagaaCAGCCAGCACATATGCCTGCGCCCCCTGGGCTGCAGggtcctcctcccccgcccccgccgccgtctcAGCAGCCTCCCTTCCAGCAGCAGTATCAAGGGCCCCAGGGACCTGGTAACTTTCCTCCCCAGCCGCCCCAGAGCACTGCCTCTCCTGGCCCTGCCGGCAAGCGTGGCATCGGCAGACCTCCCGCTGGCGGCCCGGCTACTCCTCAAATCAACACTCCCATCCCGTACAACGGCGGCCCTGCTCAGTCGCCCCAGGTCCCAACCCATCCTACCCCGGACCATACCCGGATGgctcagcaccaccagcctcctccgcctccgccttctcAGACCAACGCTTTGAGCGAGCTTGATCCCGACCGCCTTCCGAATCACatcaagaagatgaaggacgATTGGTGGGTTATCTTCAACGCGGCCGTTCCCAGGGTACTAGACGTTGAGCTGGTTCACACTCTTCAGCATGAGAGCGTTGTTTGCTGCGTGAGGTTCAGCATGGATGGCAAGTACGTTGCCACGGGCTGCAACCGTTCCGCTCAGATCTACGACGTGGAGACTGGCGAGAAGCTTTGCATCCTGCAGGACGAAAACATCGATCTTACTGGAGATCTTTACATCAGAAGCGTCTGCTTCAGCCCTGATGGCAAGTATCTTGCCACTGGAGCCGAGGACAAGCTCATCAGA GTCTGGGATATTCAGTCGAGGACCATTCGTAACACCTTCCATGGCCACGAACAAGATATCTACAGTCTTGACTTTTCTCGCGATGGTCGCACTATTGCTTCCGGCAGTGGTGATAGAACCGTCCGTCTTTGGGACATTGAAACCGGGCAGAACACGTCTGTCCTCTCTATTGAAGATGGTGTCACGACTGTTGCTATCTCGCCCGACAAGCAATTCGTTGCTGCCGGATCCCTGGACAAGAGCGTCCGTGTCTGGGACATGAGAGGCTACCTTGCGGAGCGTCTTGAGGGCCCCGACGGCCACAAGGACAGCGTCTATAGTGTTGCTTTCTCTCCTGATGGCCGCAACCTTGTCAGCGGCAGTTTGGACAAGACCATCAAAATGTGGGAGCTTAGTGCTCCGCGCGGTATTCCTTCTTCGGCACCTCCTAAGGGTGGGCGCTGCATTAAGACCTTCGAGGGCCACAGA GATTTCGTCCTCAGCGTTGCACTGACCCCTGACTCGCAATGGGTCCTCTCTGGTTCCAAGGACCGCGGTGTTCAGTTCTGGGATCCCCGTACCGGCCACACACAGCTCATGCTCCAGGGACACAAGAACTCGGTCATCTCCGTGGCGCCCAGCCCAGTGACTGGTCCCAACGGTGTTGGGTACTTCGCTACCGGATCTGGTGATATGCGGGCCCGCATCTGGTCTTACTCTCGGATATAG
- the tca-16 gene encoding malate dehydrogenase, variant, whose protein sequence is MVKAVVAGAAGGIGQPLSLLLKLSPLVDELALYDVVNTPGVAADLSHISSPAKTTGYLPPNDGAKAAFKDADIIVIPAGIPRKPGMTRDDLFNINAGIVKGLIEVAADVAPNAFILVISNPVNSTVPISAEVLKAKGVFNAQRLFGVTTLDIVRAETFVAEIAGNSNPQELVVPVIGGHSGETIVPLFSKVSPSVTIPDDKYDALVNRVQFGGDEVVKAKEGLGSATLSMAYAGYRFAEKLLKAAKGAKGLVEPTYVYLPGIPGGKEIAEKTGVDFFSVPVELGPNGAEKAIDILGDITEKEKTLLEAAIKGLKGNIQKGVDFAHNPPQKL, encoded by the exons ATGGTCAAGGCCG TTGTTGCTGGCGCCGCTGGCGGTATCGGACAG CCCctgtccctcctcctcaagctGTCTCCTCTCGTTGACGAGCTCGCCCTCTACGATGTCGTCAACACCCCCGGTGTTGCTGCCGATCTCTCTCAcatctcctcccccgcc AAAACCACCGGCTACCTTCCCCCCAACGACGGCGCCAAGGCCGCCTTCAAGGATGCCGACATCATTGTCATCCCCGCCGGTATTCCTC GCAAGCCTGGCATGACCCGTGATGATCTCTTCAACATCAACGCCGGTATCGTCAAGGGCTTGATTGAGGTTGCTGCTGATGTGGCCCCCAACGCattcatcctcgtcatctccaACCCTGTCAACTCGACTGTCCCCATTTCCGCCGAGGTCCTCAAGGCCAAGGGTGTCTTCAACGCCCAGCGCCTCTTCGGTGTCACCACCCTCGATATTGTCCGTGCCGAGACCTTCGTTGCTGAGATTGCTGGCAATAGCAACCCCCAGGAGCTCGTTGTCCCCGTCATCGGTGGGCACTCCGGCGAGACCATCGTTCCTCTCTTCAGCAAGGTGTCCCCCTCGGTCACCATCCCTGACGACAAGTACGATGCTCTTGTCAACCGCGTCCAgttcggtggtgatgaggtcgtcaaggccaaggagggtCTCGGCTCTGCCACCCTCTCCATGGCTTATGCCGGTTATCGCTTCGCTGAGAAGCTCCTCAAGGCCGCCAAGGGCGCCAAGGGCCTTGTCGAGCCCACCTACGTCTATCTCCCCGGTATTCCCGGTGGTAAGGAGATCGCGGAGAAGACTGGTGTTGACTTCTTCTCCGTCCCCGTCGAGCTCGGC CCCAATGGTGCTGAGAAGGCTATTGACATCCTCGGCGACATCaccgagaaggagaagactCTCCTCGAGGCTGCCATCAAGGGCCTCAAGGGCAACATCCAGAAGGGCGTTGACTTTGCCCACAACCCCCCTCAGAA GCTGTAA
- a CDS encoding trafficking protein particle complex subunit 6B, with protein MSFDTILPPYNASDPTARFLASSCLDFLLIELVPMAYRITNQLDSSSAEPSASSAGDDAQSTATGPAPGGPQRNSVLSSRPGGLSAGSAGGAGMLGAGLVGGGGGGGGGGGGSVTGSVSAKKMDEDEERDAVFARLEGLGYRVGQGLVERFSRDRPRFNDTLDVIKFLCKDLWTLVFRKQVDNLKTNHRGVYVLTDNSFRPLSRMSAETSSQAIARAQPFLWFPCGVVRGALAAMGITATVTAESSELPAAVFQIKTVKTQN; from the exons ATGTCCTTCGACACAATACTCCCCCCTTACAATGCCTCGGACCCAACCGCCCGCttcctcgcctcctcctgtCTCGATTTCTTGCTCATCGAGCTAGTCCCCATGGCGTACAGGATAACCAACCAGCTCGACTCTTCTTCCGCAGAACCTTCGGCCTCTTCGGCTGGTGATGATGCGCAAAGTACAGCTACTGGACCAGCGCCAGGGGGGCCACAGAGGAATAGTGTATTATCTTCGCGTCCAGGGGGACTAAGTGCTGGtagtgctggtggtgctggtatGTTGGGAGCAGGGTTagtggggggaggagggggaggaggaggaggaggaggagggagtgtGACGGGGAGTGTGAGTGCAAAGAAaatggatgaggatgaagaaagGGATGCTGTATTTGCTAGGTTGGAAGGATTGGGGTATAGGGTTGGGCAGGGGTTGGTTGAACG ATTCTCCCGCGACCGACCACGCTTCAACGACACACTGGACGTCATCAAGTTCCTCTGCAAAGACCTTTGGACGCTGGTGTTTAGGAAACAGGTGGATAACCTCAAGACGAATCATCGG GGTGTATACGTCCTAACAGATAACTCCTTCCGCCCACTATCGCGAATGTCCGCAGAGACAAGTAGCCAAGCTATAGCCAGAGCGCAACCG TTCCTTTGGTTCCCTTGCGGTGTGGTCCGCGGCGCCCTCGCGGCAATGGGCATTACGGCGACCGTCACGGCCGAGTCAAGCGAGCTTCCTGCGGCGGTGTTCCAGATCAAGACGGTCAAGACGCAAAACTGA